The genomic stretch ATTAACAATATTTGTATATTTATTTATAAAGAGACTTATGGGACATTTGGAAAGTATTATAAGAGAGGCTAAAGAAATAGAATCCGGAAATTTAACTTATGCAGCTAATGAACATAAAAGAAAAGATGAGCTTGGAATATTGTTCGATTCATTTGCTAATATGCGTACAAAATTAACGGAGATTATTTCACAGGTAAATACTTCTTCAGAAAAGATTACTCATGCAGCACAGGAGCTTGCAAATGGAAATGCTGATTTATCTAAAAGAACAGAATCTCAGGCAGCAAGTCTTGAGGAAACAGCTTCTTCTATGGAGGAGATGGCTTCTACAATAAAATCGTCAACTTCGCATTCAGTAGAAGGCAATAATATGATGAAAGCATCTATGGATTCTATAAAAAATGCCGGTGTGATAATAGAAGAAACTACTAAAAGTATAGAAGAAGTAAGCGAAGACAGTGAGAAGATAAAAAATATTACAAAAGTTATAGAGGGTATTGCTTTTCAGACAAATATACTTGCACTTAATGCAGCAGTGGAAGCTGCCAGAGCAGGCGAACAGGGTAAAGGATTTGCTGTAGTAGCAAGCGAGGTAAGAAATTTGGCACAAAACTCTCAGACTTCAGCGAAAGATATAACAAATCTTATTGATGTTATATATGATAAAATTAGTAAGTCAGCAGAAAAAGCAAAAGAATCTCAGCAGATATTTGAAGACTTGGAGAAAAAATTAGAAGAGACTTCAAATATAATGCGTGATATAAGCGACACAGCAATAGAACAGCAGTCTGGAGTAGATCAGGTAAATATCGCAGTCTCTCAAATGGATACAGTAACACAGCAAAATGCCGCTTTAGTAGAACAGTCATCATCAGCTGCTGAATCATTATTAAATGAAGCGAGAGAGCTTGAAGATGCTATGAGCTTCTTTAAATTAAAATAAATATTTAATTAATATAATTACATAAAAATAAAACGTCTGGTAATTATTATCAGGCGTTTTTTTATTTATTATCTTCATGATTTTTAATATCAGCTTATAACAAGAACAAACTCACGTTTTTTATTATCCTGATATTTTGTGCATATATTGTTTATACTATCTATTACAATCTCTTCATTATCTGTTGTAATATCCAAACATAATGCTGCTTCTTTTTCTTTTGAATAAACTTTTTTTACAGCATTCAAAACTTTATTGAGTCTGTACGGCGTATCTAAAATAATAATAGGAACATTTAATTTTTTTAAATACATTAATTTTTTTTCTCTTTCTCTCTCATCACGAGGTAAAAGCCCAGCATAGTAAAACTCTTTAAAATTAAAAGGCAGGCACATAATAGCCGCTGTAACACTGCTAACCCCTGCTATAGGACGTACTTTTATATTATGAGAGTAGCAGTATTCAAGAAGCAGTCTTCCCGGATCTTCTAAAACTGGTGTTCCGCAGTCGCTTATGAGAGTAACAGTTTTGCAGTTTATAATTTTGGTTATAATATCATCAATGTCCTTAGACTTTTTTGTATGCTCGCTGAACTCTATTAATCTATCTTTTTCTTTTTTTATGTTCAATGCTTTAAAAAGTGTAGTGGCTTCTCTGAAACTTTCTGCTAATATAATATCACTTTCTATTAATACTTCTTTTAGTCTTTCTGTATTATCTTTATAATTTCCTATATCTCTTGCTGCTATATAAACTGTAAGCATAAAAAATCCTTTTTTAAGTGATAATTAGTTTATTACTATCAATTTCTTTTTAATAAGCTGTTAGTAAACATATAATTCCAATTTGTGCTTACCATATTATTGCTTATAAATATATTATTATAGAATGTATTAGTAAGAAAGTTATTAGCTTTAGAACGCTCTTCCATTTCATTAATCTTTTTTACCTTTTCATTCAAAGCCCTTATAATAGCATAGCTTTCATTATCGATATTGCCGTCTATTTTTTCTGGTCTGAAATGGCATTGAAAAGCATAAAGTACCTTTCTTGAATCAAAATCCCATATATTATTTGTAGGCATGCTAGTATAACCGTATTTTACAAACTCTTCTTTTATATCCAAAACTTTAGCCTTTTTATACTCATTATCGTTTAAAAAATTTGTGTAGTCATATTCATCATACCACATACCGAGATTATATTCGTCATGAAGCCTTTTCCATGGGAATTTAGGACCTGGATCTTTTTTTCTGTATGGAGCTATATCCGAATGACCTAATATATTATAAGGTTTTACCCCGTATTTATCTATTAAGTTTCTAAGAAGGTATACTACCTTTTGTATTTGGCTTTCATTATACTCTAAATACTCATCATAAGGAATAAAAAATAAATTTTCTCTTTCTCTTTTTGTCATTCTTCTTAACTGTTCCTGAGTATTTGTAACTTTCTCTAAAAATCCTAAATTTACTATTTCTATGCCTATAGAAGTATCATTCATAGTAAGTCTATTATCAAACATAGTAACCCCAGCATGCCAAGCCCTATTATTATCATCTACAAGTTTGTATATAGGATCGTTTTCTCTTGTTGTTATTAAATAATGAGCTGAAACTCCGGGGTCGGTTAAAACTTTCAGAGACAAATCATCATCTAATGCAGTATAGTGAAGTATTATATATTTTATTCTCAAATTATAAGCGGGAGATTTAAAAACAGTTGATATTTTAGGAGCTATTTTTCTGCTTCTTATAGGAGCGGAAGTATTATCATTGCAGGAAAATAATACCAATGCAGATATTAAAAAAAGTATCTTAATTATTTTTTTATACATAAACAGGAACTCCGTTAAATCTGTAGCGTATGAAGCCTTTATAAAATTCTTTTACCTCAATATAGGCAAAATAATAAGCCTGAGCTGTATTTATTCTGGTATGCTTATGAAGGAGATTGCTGTAAAAACAGTGTGTAAAGTCTATATACATTCCGTCTGCTAAAGCACCTACACCAGATATTACAGTTCCTACTCCTGAAGATAATAATGATTTTGTGAGGTTATTATCAGTTTCTTCCATGTTGCAGGCATTAATAAAAACTAAAGACGGAGGATTTTCTAATGCTCCTACAGAGTTTAGTATATAGTCATCGCTTAATTTGATGCCGTTTTTATATCCATGTGTTATAATATGTACTATATCATAACTTTCAAGTATTTTTATAAACTCCAAATAACTATGCTCTTTTCTGTATAAATCTATTTCAGTATTTTTTATGTCGTCATGAAGTGATAAAATAGTATCTATTTCTTTTTTGTCATAAGTTATATCATCGCTTGGTATTGAAATAATGGACATTTTTAATTTTTTATTATTTATTTTATTATTATGATGAAATATATTTGAGGCATTTGTATAAGAAAATATTATATTTTCAGATATAAATTTACCGTCATAAGAAAGTATTTCCCAAGGTATATTTACGCTTTTATTATCAAGATGAAGATAAACTATTCTAAAACCTTCAAGTATATGTTCTCTGAAATCTTTTTCTGGAATAAGCATATTCATCAAATAGCTTCCAAGCTCTATATATTTATCTATATTACTGCTTTCGCTGTTTGAATGTTTTAATAAACGTAAGTATTCTTTATATATACTTTCATAAGCCTTATAGTCAAAATGTTTTTCGTATTCTGCTACATAAAGCGAAGGATAAGTTTCTATTGCCTGATATTTAAAAATATCATTATCTATAGTGCATGAAAAAAATGTCTGTGATATATTATCATTTAAAACTATTAATCTGTCTTTAAGTTTTGAAAATGTTTTATAATCTATTTCATAAATAGAAAAGTCAGAATATTTTTCTTCAAGTTTATAATATATTCCGCGTCTTCTTTTATAATTGTCAGTTATATAAATATTTGTATAGTCTTTATCTGAGTATTCATTTTTTTCACTTTTTAAATCAATTTCATAGTAACCGTATAATTTATTTTTGTCATTATCGTATAAAAATATATTTATACAACTTTCATCTTTTTTTATATTTTTTAAAATCTTTTTTACAGATGCATTTTTTAAAGAAATATATTCTATACTATGAGATAAAAAGTATTCTCTATTTTGAGTTATAATGTATGATTTATATGCCATTTATTAAATATCTTTTTTAAGTATAAATAATGATTATTTATTATACAGTAATTTTTTATATAATCAAATAAAATGTTTATCGGATAATGAATGATAAGACATAAATAAATTATTTAGTTTCAAATCCGTCAATAGTAAAACTGTATGTATCGCTGTCTGGAAGTAATTTTAATGTAATTAATACTGTGTTATTATACATGTCTTCGTTGAAATTATTTAAAGGTATTTCTATGGTTATATCTTTTCTTAATATCAAATTAGAAAATTGTGCTCCTATCCATAAATAAAAATTAAGATTAAACTTATCACTTCCTTCAGTATATTCAAAGTACATATTGTCAAGTTTTATATATTTTCCAGTAGTCATAGTTCTTCCAAAGTCATTATTACTGCACATATAATATCCGCCGTTATAATCAGCATTATAGGAATCCGTTTTATTATTGATATCTATTTCAATTACGCTTGCATACATACTGTCATTTTTTACAAAATATTTTGAACTGGAAGAGCCTTCTATTTTTAATTTAAAATTCATAGTTTTTTTAAGTATTTGTGTATTATTATTTTGTTCACTATTTGAAGTTTCTGCTGAATTTTCTATGCTTTCATTTCCTGAATTGCCAGAATTTTCATTATTCTCGCTATCCGAATTTTCAGTGTTTTCATTTGAAGTATTATTACCAATAGGATTTAATGGTTTATAATTGCAGCCGTATATGAAAAGACATGCTGATAATAGTATAATTAAAAATTGCTTCATAAACAAAAATCTAACAAATTTAATCTTTTTTGTCAATAGTTTTGTTATATTTAAAAGACATATAATGTAAAGCTATTGTAAATTCATTAATAATGATATAATATTTAATTTTAAGTAAATATTTGTTGAAATAAATTTACATCGAATATATACTTATTAGTAATTATTATTAATAAAAACAATATAAAATTTATATAAATTTCAGGAGGTTCAATTTGAGTTGGATAGGTGCTATTATATTACTGAGTGTATTAGTATTTGTTCATGAGATGGGACATTTACTAGCTGGCTTAGCAGTTGGAATAAAGGCTGAGGCTTTTTCTATAGGTTTTGGTCCTATACTTTTTAAAAGAGAAATTAAAGGAATAGATTTCAGATTTTCGCTTATTCCTTTTGGAGGATACTGCAAATTTAAGGGAGAGATTTCTGAAGACGGCAATGTAGAAGAAGGTGATTTTCTTAATATGTCGCCTTTAAAAAGAATAATAGTTTATTTTGCTGGTCCTTTCTTTAATTATTTATTTGCATTTTTACTTCTTACAATATTGGTATCTTTGCCTTCAAAAATAGATTTATATTCGCCTACTGTATCAGTATTCAGAGATGGTAAATACATGCATTCAAAGTCTGGTATGACATTAGCATATGAATATGGCTTGCAAAGCGGAGATACTATTACAGCTATAAACGGCATAAAAGTAGAATCAGATAATGATATATTAAAAACTATAAATGATGAGGCTATACAAAATGCTGCTGAAGAAATAGTTTTCAGTATTAACAGAAACGGTGAAGCTATTAATATAACTATACCTTCTGTTGAAATGCTTAAGGCTTTGAGCGGAGAGAGAGTATTGGGATTATATTTCGGAGATGATCTTATAATAAAAAATGTAATTGCCGATTCTGCTGCTTCTGAGGCTGGACTTATGGCAGGAGATAAAATAATAGCTATAAACGGTATTAGTGCAAGTAATATAGCAGATTTCAGACCTATAGTGATGGATAATGCTTCTCAAAAAATCAATATAACTATAATAAGAAACGGAGAAGAGATTACAAGAGAGGCTATACCAAGACCAGTATCTTCAAAGACTATAGGTACTTACGGAAGTTTGGGAGTTGAGTTTGACAGTACTCCTATGAGAGTAGAGAGAGTTGACGGCATACCTTTTCCTAAATCAATACCTGAAGCTTTTAAAGAAACTGGTAATTATTTGGTTTCCTATATAAACGGACTTAAACTTCTTTTTACTGGTAAATTATCAGTTCGTGAAAATTTGGGCGGACCTGTAAGAATTATACAGATTTCATCACAGGTTATTTCTGTTGATATAGAATACAGACTTAGAACTATACTTTCATTTACTGCTACTATAAGTTTAATACTTTTCTTAATGAATCTTCTTCCTCTTCCAGTAGTAGACGGCGGTATGATAGTATTTTCATTTATAGAGCTTATAATGAGGCGTCCTATAGACAGAAAAGTTCTTACAAAGATACAGGCTGTAGGGGCTGCATTTTTAATAACACTTGCTATATTTATCACTATTAATGATATAACACAGCTGTTTAGATGATGTTTATAAAAGATATTTTTGATACAATAAATAATTAAAAATAAATATAATAAGAGGTTTGTTTTTGAGCAGACCTCTTTTTTATGGTTTTAATTAAAAAACAATTAATTGAATAATACAATTTATATATTTGTATTATACTAAACTTTACTATATAATACTAATTCAAAAAATAATTAGGATAATTATAATAAAATGAGCGAAAATTTAAAAAATGAAATACTAGAACTTGTAAAAAGTGAGGATATAATAAAACCAACTAGATATTTAGGCGGCGAGATAAATGCTATAATAAAACCAAATATGCCTTTTAAATTTGTTATGTGCTTTGCGGATATGTACGAAATAGCCATAAGCAATTTGGGGCTTTCTATACTTTATGAGGTTATTAATTCTATTGAATATGCATCATGTGAGAGAGTATACGCTGTTGCTGAAGACTTTGAAAAACTTTTAAGGGAGAAAAATATACCGCTTTATACTTTGGAGACTTTCAGCAGAGTAAAAGATGCTGATGTTTTGGGATTTACTTTGCAGTATGAGCTTATATATACAAATATACTTCAGGTGCTAGAATTAAGCCAAATACCTATACATAGATATGAGAGGGGAGAAGATGTACCTATAATAGCGGCAGGAGGACCTAGTGTATTTAATCCATTCCCATTGGCTGATTTTATAGATGTGTTTTTATTCGGCGAGTTTGATATCGAGATGAAAAACTTTGTTGATATAATTTATAATCTCAAAAAAAACGGGGCAAAAAGAGATGATATATTAAAAGAGCTTTCAAAACTTGAGTATGCCTATGTTCCTAAATACCCAAGAGAGAATGTTAAAAGAATATTTGTTGAAAATATTAATGAAATGCCGTATGTGAAGAAACCTTTAGTTCCCCTTGTAGAGGGCATACAGAACAGAATATCTGTTGAAATAGCTAGAGGCTGTACTCATAGCTGCAGATTCTGTTTAGCTGGTATTACTTACCGCCCTGTAAGAAACCGCACTATAGAAAAAATTGTTGATATATCAATGGAGTCATTAGAGGCTACTGGTGCTAATACTTTAAATTTATTTTCGCTTTCTGCTGATGATTATCCTCATATTGCTGATTTGATAGAGTATTTGCAGACTCTTGGAGAGCATAAGGGATTTTCTTTATCTCTTCCTTCACTTAGAATAGATTCATTTGATAAAGATACTGCAAATAGAATAGCTCAGTTTAGAAAGACTGGACTTACATTCGCATTAGAAGTAGGAAGCCATGAATTAAGAGAAAAAATAAATAAGGAAATGGATGAAGAAGCCATATACAATATACTTGCCGATGTTCAGAAAATGGGCTGGAAAATAGTAAAGATATATTTTATGATAGGCTTTACTGATAATCCAGATAAAGAAGCTGATGAGATAATAGAAGCACTTGAAAAGATGATTAAAGTGTCAAAAAACAAAGTAAAAATCAATGCCGCAATTAATGTATTTATACCAAAGCCTCATACGCCTTTAGAAAATACTAATCAGCTTACAGATGAAGAAGCTATTTACTATATAGGAAAGGTGAGAGATCATTTTAGAGGTACAAAGGTTGCTATAAAATATCACCCTCCAAGAATGGCAGAAATCGAAGGAATAATATCAAGAGGCGATGAAAAAATAGGTAATATTATTTACAAAGCATATAAAAAAGGTGTAAGATTCGATGCTTGGGTTGAACATTTTAATTATGATATTTGGAAGGAAGTAATAGAAGAAAGCGGATACACTATAAAAGAATTATTAAGCAGAAAAATAAATATGCCTTGGAAATGCATTGATACTCTTGTAAGTCAGAAGTTTTTTGATAAAGAATATGAGAGATTTCAAAATGGTAAGTTTACAGAATACTGTTTTACAGGAAATTGTCAGAACTGCGGCATAGACTATAAAAAATACTGCCATAAATACAAAAAAGAAGTTTTAAACACCAACTTTACTCAAATGGCTGAAGAATTAAAAACTCTAAAAAAACGAGATATATTTGCTGTAAATTATAAAGTATTTATGAAATTCAAAAAAGAGGGTATATCTTCATTACTAGGTATGCATGATTTATCGCGTGTGATGATATGTGCTTTAAAAATAGCAGGGGCTAGCATATCATTAAGCAAAGGTTTTCACCCATTAGAAAAAGTGGTATTCACTCCGCCAACTCCTTTTGCTTGTGAGAGTGATGCTGAGTATATGGAAGTGAGTTTAACTGATTTAGTAGATATAGAGTTATTAAAAAACAAAATTAATAATCTGCTTTCTCATATAGGCATAGAAATAATGAGTGCCATTTCTACTCCTACAAATGCTAAAAATATACAGTCTCTTCCAAAGAATACAGTTTATAAAATTATAACAAGCGATGATAAAAAGGCTTTTGATATACTTTCAAACAAAGAAAATCTAAAATTAAGCGAAGAGAGAAAAGGAGATTATTTAATTATAAATAAAGATAATGATTTGCTTATAACACTTTTAGAAAGCAGTGAAAAAGCTATAAGGGTACGAGATATAAAAGGCTATCTTTTGAAGAATGATATTAGCTTAAAAAATATTAGAAAATTAGAACTTGTATAGATAACAAATATTGTTTTAGGAGTTTTTTATTATGATTAAATTCTATTTAGAAAATGCATTTGAATTAAATAAAGAGTATCCAGACACTTTTAAAATTCCTCCTCAAAAAGAAATTGATTCTTTAAAACTTGATGATTATGTTAAATTAATTTTTACGGAAGAAAATGCTGTACCTGAGAGAATGTGGGTAAAAATTACAAATATAAATGGTGATAATTTCACAGGTATATTAGACAATGATCCTTATTGTTTGAAAAGTGTAAAATGCGGTGATAAGATAGTTTTTAAAACTGAAAATATAATTGATACATACTTAAATTCTTAAGTTTATCAAAATAAAATTATTTTTTATATGCATTTTCTGAAAGAATATTTTTGATAATTATATTTTTGAATCTCTCTTGCTTTTTTTATAAGTTTTAAGTGCTTTTTATAATCTTTTAATTTGTAATAGCATATTGAAAGGTAGCATATGGTATATATATTATTTCTTTTAAGTATATCAAGCTGCTTATCAAAATTTTCTATAGCATTTATATAGTCTTTAACAGCAAAAGAACAAAGTCCCATATAATAATATATAACATCATTATTATCAGATATTTCTTTTGCCTCTAATAGATTTTCCATAGCCTTTTTATATTTATCCATTTTATAGTATGATACGCCTAGACATAATGCTGTATGATAATCTTTTTTATTTTTTTCATTATATTGTAGAGATTTTTCTAAATATTCTATAGCCTCATCATAGTTATGAAGTCTGTAATGGCATATTCCTATCCATTTAAGATTTTCAGAAGTACTTCCTTCTATATGCAAGGCATTAGTATAATACTTGAGAGCCTTTTTATATTCAGCAAGGCTGTAATATGATGAAGCAATCCATCTGTGTATGTTATGATTATAAGGCGATAATTCTAAAGAGAGATTTAAGTATTTAATAGCTTTTTTATATTCATTTATATTATTGTATGAAGCTCCAAGATAGAAGAAATAATAATAATGAATATTGTTTTTGTTTTCTAATGCTGTATCAAAAGCTTTTTCAAAATACTTAATAGCAGCTTTATATTCAGCAAGCATATAAAGTGCAAATCCCGCTCTGAAATAGTATTTAGCATTTTTTTCTATTTCTATAAGCTTTTTATATATATCAAATAGGTTTTGATAGTCTTTATTTTTGTATAATTCTTCAGCCTTTTTTATATAAAATTCTTTTTCCATAATATTTTTTTATATTATAAATAAACTTAAATATTTATAATAAGTCAAATATAATAATTAAAAAAAATCATAATAAATTTTACTTATCAGCTATTAAAATTAAGGGTTTTATTTCCGAATATATAGTAAGAAATATAAAAAATAGAAGAATAATATGGCTATAATAGAATTTAATATACCAACAAAAATTACATTTGGACTTGATTCTCTTGATTGTCTTGCAGACACTATCAAAAAATACGGCGGCAGAACTGTATTAGTAACAGATGGTGCTTCTTTCAATCAAACAGGCTTAATAGATCAAATAGTTAATAAACTTAATGAAAAATTTATTAATGTAATGGTTTATTCTGATGTAAACTCTACAAGCACAAGCGATGCTGCTGATATCATTGCTAATTTAGTAAGATACAGCAGGGCAGAATCGATAGTTGCTGTAGGAGGCTTTAAAATACAAAATACAGCAAAAGGAGCAGCAGTTGTAGTAACTAATAGCGGAGAGGCTTCAGACTATATTAATGGTCAGCCGGTATATCATAAGCCTTTGCCTATTATAGCGGTTCCTACAATATTGGGATCTTTGTCTGAAATAGCTACTGGAATGTGCCTATATGATAAATATGATGAAGTAAATAAGCAAAACAATGAAGACAGCGTATTTTCTTCAAACTGTATAATAGACCCTTCTTTATATACTACAGTTCCAGTAAAATATGCTATAAGCAGTGCATTATCAGTATTTGCTTTGTCTTTTGATATATATATGAGCAATACTCTTACAAGCATCACAGAGCCTTTAATAATTCATGCCATGAAAATAAGTATGCAGGGGCTTAAAAAACTTATTGCCGACAGCAATAATATAGACAATATAACAACTTTAGCTACAGCAAATATGTTATGTGCCGCTTCTGCATGTCATAGCAGTTTGGGAGCTATAAGGGCATTATCTATTGCTATTAATAGTGTTTATGCTGTTAATAAATCAATGGTATGTTCTATACTTCTTCCTCATATAATGGAATATTATATTACGGTTGCACCTGATAAATATATTGTTCTTACTAATGTTATAGATGGTATAGACCCGGAAATGACTCCTTTTGAAATTGCAAATCAGGCGTCTCAGCATATAAAGAAATTTCTTCTTAATATTAATTTACCTACAAGGTTAAATGAAATTAATATAGACAGAAGTAAATTTGATAAAGTAGCAGAATTAGCATTGCAGTATAAGGGAATGGACAAACTTCCTCGTGCTATGAACTTTGATTCTATTATGACTATATTAGAGCAGGCGTATTAATCTTCGCTTTTAGGTGCATATTTGTAAGGTTTTTTATGTAATGCATCTATTAGCTTTTTATTTGGTTTATAATTGGTAATAGGCGGAAGAGGCTTATATTCTAAAAGACTAGAGTTATAGCTTTCAGCATATTTATTGTATGCCAAACATAAAAGATATTCTAGGTTTATAGTATCCAGCAGATTATAATGTATAAGTGAATCGATAGCAGTTTCATCTTTAGTGTCCTGATAATAATTCCATAGTAAAACAGCTGTATATCCAGTAACGCCTTCCATATCATCGCCTCTTGAAAGTCCTACGTCCTGTTCTATTTTTTTTAATCCGCCGGTATATCCAAGATCTTTAAGTACAAAGCGTAAATCTATTTGAGCACATTTTATTGTTGTAGCAAAGTATCTTTCAAGAAAAGGTATATCAAAGCATGAGCCATTAAATGTGCAAACTATAGAATAATTTTTTATATAATCAAGAAATTCATTTTCATTTCTGCCATGA from Brachyspira murdochii DSM 12563 encodes the following:
- a CDS encoding DUF2314 domain-containing protein, whose amino-acid sequence is MIKFYLENAFELNKEYPDTFKIPPQKEIDSLKLDDYVKLIFTEENAVPERMWVKITNINGDNFTGILDNDPYCLKSVKCGDKIVFKTENIIDTYLNS
- a CDS encoding methyl-accepting chemotaxis protein, with protein sequence MKKIHSLSFRIPVIISLISVALIVIILFIAVNFANIGISRSRFEGFDNTVQAYAKLFDSILINQLSLAETYSVMPAIIDTVMNRNDDSLRNLLIALKQINNANEYSINTVVTDLNSNVVMDAAGNTTGSMAERRPALWKKLQSNNGKFTYDDDLIKSKDTGVHSIAIGGSIKDYEGNLIGYVFVIIDWKLIYDTYFSDISLGESGRILAIDSKLTDMMDTIYDQIGTSVVDAYQEAFNGSSVNGKLSYTYSNANRTGSYYKMKTMNWVVAMSMFDSEIYAVNKQLILISSIVALAAIVLLTIFVYLFIKRLMGHLESIIREAKEIESGNLTYAANEHKRKDELGILFDSFANMRTKLTEIISQVNTSSEKITHAAQELANGNADLSKRTESQAASLEETASSMEEMASTIKSSTSHSVEGNNMMKASMDSIKNAGVIIEETTKSIEEVSEDSEKIKNITKVIEGIAFQTNILALNAAVEAARAGEQGKGFAVVASEVRNLAQNSQTSAKDITNLIDVIYDKISKSAEKAKESQQIFEDLEKKLEETSNIMRDISDTAIEQQSGVDQVNIAVSQMDTVTQQNAALVEQSSSAAESLLNEARELEDAMSFFKLK
- a CDS encoding TIGR03960 family B12-binding radical SAM protein, producing the protein MSENLKNEILELVKSEDIIKPTRYLGGEINAIIKPNMPFKFVMCFADMYEIAISNLGLSILYEVINSIEYASCERVYAVAEDFEKLLREKNIPLYTLETFSRVKDADVLGFTLQYELIYTNILQVLELSQIPIHRYERGEDVPIIAAGGPSVFNPFPLADFIDVFLFGEFDIEMKNFVDIIYNLKKNGAKRDDILKELSKLEYAYVPKYPRENVKRIFVENINEMPYVKKPLVPLVEGIQNRISVEIARGCTHSCRFCLAGITYRPVRNRTIEKIVDISMESLEATGANTLNLFSLSADDYPHIADLIEYLQTLGEHKGFSLSLPSLRIDSFDKDTANRIAQFRKTGLTFALEVGSHELREKINKEMDEEAIYNILADVQKMGWKIVKIYFMIGFTDNPDKEADEIIEALEKMIKVSKNKVKINAAINVFIPKPHTPLENTNQLTDEEAIYYIGKVRDHFRGTKVAIKYHPPRMAEIEGIISRGDEKIGNIIYKAYKKGVRFDAWVEHFNYDIWKEVIEESGYTIKELLSRKINMPWKCIDTLVSQKFFDKEYERFQNGKFTEYCFTGNCQNCGIDYKKYCHKYKKEVLNTNFTQMAEELKTLKKRDIFAVNYKVFMKFKKEGISSLLGMHDLSRVMICALKIAGASISLSKGFHPLEKVVFTPPTPFACESDAEYMEVSLTDLVDIELLKNKINNLLSHIGIEIMSAISTPTNAKNIQSLPKNTVYKIITSDDKKAFDILSNKENLKLSEERKGDYLIINKDNDLLITLLESSEKAIRVRDIKGYLLKNDISLKNIRKLELV
- a CDS encoding tetratricopeptide repeat protein produces the protein MEKEFYIKKAEELYKNKDYQNLFDIYKKLIEIEKNAKYYFRAGFALYMLAEYKAAIKYFEKAFDTALENKNNIHYYYFFYLGASYNNINEYKKAIKYLNLSLELSPYNHNIHRWIASSYYSLAEYKKALKYYTNALHIEGSTSENLKWIGICHYRLHNYDEAIEYLEKSLQYNEKNKKDYHTALCLGVSYYKMDKYKKAMENLLEAKEISDNNDVIYYYMGLCSFAVKDYINAIENFDKQLDILKRNNIYTICYLSICYYKLKDYKKHLKLIKKAREIQKYNYQKYSFRKCI
- a CDS encoding N-acetylmuramoyl-L-alanine amidase codes for the protein MYKKIIKILFLISALVLFSCNDNTSAPIRSRKIAPKISTVFKSPAYNLRIKYIILHYTALDDDLSLKVLTDPGVSAHYLITTRENDPIYKLVDDNNRAWHAGVTMFDNRLTMNDTSIGIEIVNLGFLEKVTNTQEQLRRMTKRERENLFFIPYDEYLEYNESQIQKVVYLLRNLIDKYGVKPYNILGHSDIAPYRKKDPGPKFPWKRLHDEYNLGMWYDEYDYTNFLNDNEYKKAKVLDIKEEFVKYGYTSMPTNNIWDFDSRKVLYAFQCHFRPEKIDGNIDNESYAIIRALNEKVKKINEMEERSKANNFLTNTFYNNIFISNNMVSTNWNYMFTNSLLKRN
- a CDS encoding SAM-dependent methyltransferase; its protein translation is MLTVYIAARDIGNYKDNTERLKEVLIESDIILAESFREATTLFKALNIKKEKDRLIEFSEHTKKSKDIDDIITKIINCKTVTLISDCGTPVLEDPGRLLLEYCYSHNIKVRPIAGVSSVTAAIMCLPFNFKEFYYAGLLPRDEREREKKLMYLKKLNVPIIILDTPYRLNKVLNAVKKVYSKEKEAALCLDITTDNEEIVIDSINNICTKYQDNKKREFVLVIS
- a CDS encoding CHAT domain-containing protein, which encodes MAYKSYIITQNREYFLSHSIEYISLKNASVKKILKNIKKDESCINIFLYDNDKNKLYGYYEIDLKSEKNEYSDKDYTNIYITDNYKRRRGIYYKLEEKYSDFSIYEIDYKTFSKLKDRLIVLNDNISQTFFSCTIDNDIFKYQAIETYPSLYVAEYEKHFDYKAYESIYKEYLRLLKHSNSESSNIDKYIELGSYLMNMLIPEKDFREHILEGFRIVYLHLDNKSVNIPWEILSYDGKFISENIIFSYTNASNIFHHNNKINNKKLKMSIISIPSDDITYDKKEIDTILSLHDDIKNTEIDLYRKEHSYLEFIKILESYDIVHIITHGYKNGIKLSDDYILNSVGALENPPSLVFINACNMEETDNNLTKSLLSSGVGTVISGVGALADGMYIDFTHCFYSNLLHKHTRINTAQAYYFAYIEVKEFYKGFIRYRFNGVPVYV
- the rseP gene encoding RIP metalloprotease RseP → MSWIGAIILLSVLVFVHEMGHLLAGLAVGIKAEAFSIGFGPILFKREIKGIDFRFSLIPFGGYCKFKGEISEDGNVEEGDFLNMSPLKRIIVYFAGPFFNYLFAFLLLTILVSLPSKIDLYSPTVSVFRDGKYMHSKSGMTLAYEYGLQSGDTITAINGIKVESDNDILKTINDEAIQNAAEEIVFSINRNGEAINITIPSVEMLKALSGERVLGLYFGDDLIIKNVIADSAASEAGLMAGDKIIAINGISASNIADFRPIVMDNASQKINITIIRNGEEITREAIPRPVSSKTIGTYGSLGVEFDSTPMRVERVDGIPFPKSIPEAFKETGNYLVSYINGLKLLFTGKLSVRENLGGPVRIIQISSQVISVDIEYRLRTILSFTATISLILFLMNLLPLPVVDGGMIVFSFIELIMRRPIDRKVLTKIQAVGAAFLITLAIFITINDITQLFR